Part of the Oncorhynchus masou masou isolate Uvic2021 chromosome 24, UVic_Omas_1.1, whole genome shotgun sequence genome is shown below.
taaagaagcaataaaacttgccttctttagactagttgagtatctggagcatcagcatttgtgggttcgattagaggctcaaaatggccagaaacaaagaactttcttctgaaactcgtcagtctattcttgttctgagaaatgaaggctattccatgcgataaattgccaagaaacggaatatctcgtacaacactgattactactcccttcacagaacagcacaaactgtctctaaccagaatagaaagagtgggaggccccggtgcacaactgagcaagaggacaagtacattagtgtcaagtttgagaaacagacgcctcacaagtcctcaactggcagcttcattaaatagtacccacaaaacaccagtctcaacgtcaacagtgaagaggcgactccgggatgctggcctaggcagagttcctctgtccagtgtctgttgttttgcccatcttaatcttttatttttattggccagtctgagatatggctttttctttgcaactctgcctaacaaacacaacgtgccattggaacacaggagtgatggttgctgataatgggcctctgtacgcctatgtaaatattccataaaaacatctgccgtttccagctacaacattaacaatgtctacactgtatttctgatcaatttgatgttattgtaatggtgaaaacatttagcttttctttcaaaaacaaggacatttctaagtcacCCCAAAtgttttgaacggtagtgtagctTGATTGAACGTTTGGTGCTTCACTGGAGTGAAAGGGGCAAGAAGAGGTGGGCTGTCTCCTACAATTACATCAGGAATCCAACTTTTGCAGGAGTTTGACACTTCAAGCAGTCAACTGCTGCCACAGCCATACAGTATGTGTATTGTTAGTCAACTCCGCTACCCAGTAATGGCTACTGATGGGATTCAGTAAGAGTATACTAAACCTTCAGTAATAACACCTTATTTAACTAACTCAACTTCCATAACTCCTTATAAAAAGGAGAGAATCCTTCATATGTGCTGTACCACAAAGGGACATGACTGGAATCTTagcattttttaatttttattgtgATATCAAAGATATGTTCAACACCGACTGAATGGCAGACACAAGAACTGGTGACTGATGGACTGAAACAGAGGGACGAGGCATAGCTGAACTTGTCCATCGTGAACACAACCATGGACTTTGAAGGTGATGAAACATTCCTCCCCGTAAACATCATATGTGAGGTATTGGAGAAAAGCAATGCAAAGAAACAAGTGTTGaggattttttaattttaatttgacctttatttatttaaaggAGAAATGAATGTCAGAGGCTAGACCTGGGGGATTTCATGAAGACAGTGTTAGATAATGTTATAAAATGAACACATACTGTATCTCATGAGTGTTTTCATCAGAGTTTAGGCTTGGACAGGGCACATGCTTTGCATTTTTTTGTGCAATAAATGGTGAACTGTGATAATGAAGTCAGTTATTTTTTTATAACGTCTTCCATTTGACATTTCCCTCATCTTCAGATCACAAGCTGAATTATACTCCAGGGACAATAGAGATATATTCTACTCTAAATTGGAAATGGAATATTATGAATAATAAACAcattggtcatcaaaaagaaaggaagACCAAGGCACTCCTCATATAATTCATTAAAAAGCCTTTTTGTATGACATGTCCAATGGAAACAGTTTAAAAACGGATGCctttcggctgcatggccttcgtcagggagtacaaagATATGACaatacaatgtcctcttttgaacagctttttCCAATCAACCCTGATttgaagagggagtggttacagAATTCATTGGACATCCCTAGTAAacaatactatacacattaaaaaGTGAAATACTGTAGATATGCTATCAAAAATGCATCTCAAGGCTAGAATTATCAGAACCCCTAgaaaggtagttctaaccttGAATATGACTGGGCTAGGTATTAAGAATGGGAGAGCCATCTCTATTTTATAGTACACAAGAACACAGCAAAAATGGACCACAACAGTCTAAACATAGCTAATTGAGGCCGGAACATGATCAATACCCATAGCTTGTAGGGAGGCAGGGTTGCCATGGTGTAAGGACTTATAGTGCCTTTAACACATTATTTTCTTAGAAAACCAAAGTACGAACAAAAATCACATTATTTTACATGAATTGTTGTAGAATGTACTGGTATTCTCAGCCGTGAATGTTGCAATGGGTATGTATCAACTAAGTGCTTTCAAAGAAACAAAATAGTCAATAGTGTATGTGTAGTACAACCAAATTATGAGTGTGTCTTTTCATGGTGTCTCGTCAGGTGATAATTTCGTGAAAAGCttttcccacactgatcacacttGTACTGTCTCTCTCCGTTGTGCAGCATCAGGTGAGCTTTCAGACTCTGAGGTCGACTGAAGCTTTTCCCACATTCAGGGCAGGTACATGGTTTCACCCCAGTGTGTTTTCTCTCATGGCGCTTCAGATCCCCAGACTGACGGAAACTCTCTCCACACTCAGTACACAGGAAagatttctcccctgtgtgtatcctCACGTGCACATTCAGATGTCCAGAGTGGCTAAAACACTTCTCACAGTAAGAGCAGCGGTATGGCTTCTCTCCCGTGTGAATCCGCTGATGCTGCTTAAGGCTGTAGAAACAAGAGAAACCTTTCCCACAGTCATTGCACAAGTGCAGTTTGGTTGCGTCTGACTGGAAACACCGGTGAGCTTTGAAGCTTTGAACATGCTCGTAGCTCTGTCCACACTGCAAGCACAGGTGGACTTCTCCTGCCTTCTGCTCCGACTGAATTAGCCCTGAGCCCAGGCCTGTTGCCTGAGAGACATGCTCATCAGGGTGGTGTCTCTTAACGTGCTTCCGGAGGTACCTCTCCTCGGTGAAGGAGAACTGGCAGTAGGAGCAAGGAACAGCTTTAGAGCTCAGCTGTATGTCCTTACATACTTCTGCATCCAGGTGGTGCTGTAGACCGGCAGCCTGACTGAAGAACCTCCCACAGTGGGTGCAGCAATAAAGCATATTTTCCTTCGGGTGCTTGTTGACCTTGTGCTTCTTCAGGGTGGTGTACCGTTTGAAGGTAACCCTGCATGTAGAACAAGAGTACAACGGGGGCCCCACCACGACCTGGATGCACTGATGGGCTTTAAGGGACTCTGGGTTGCCGAAGGATCTCTGACAATCACTGCAGATGTACTGTGCCTCTCCTACagcctctatcctctcctcctccatgtccAGAGCATCTGGATTGGGATCTGAATGGAACCTCTTCTTGGTACTGGTTTCTctttgttttggtgtgtttgcCTTAGTTTTGGCTTTAGAGTTCCTGGTGGACTTTACCCTGAGGTTCCTCAGTCTCTGTGAGGAAGCTTTCCCTGTCTGGGTTGGTTGATCATTGGACGGAGGCTCGGGTTCCCAGGCTCTGTCAGGAGGCGGGAGCGAACTCTCACCTCTGACCTCCTTACCTCTGACTTCTACCACTCCAGGCTTTTTCTTCCTTCTGTGAACTCGTAGCTGGTGACTTGCCAGGTCGTACCCCTGAGCGAAACACTTCCTGCACAGGGGGCAGCAGTAGGGTCTGACGTTGGAGTGGACAGCTCGCATGGTTCTCTGGACGTGGCCCTTCTTCTTAAAGCATTTAGGACGCTGAGGGCACCAGTAGCTCAACTTACGGACAGAGGACGACATAGGGTCTGGGTTCATGTTACTTTTAGAAAGGTGATTTTCAAGCTCACTCAGTGCAGATGCAGGTGATAGGTCCAGAGGGTGTAATTGCTCTTTATGTCTTTGGATGTAGGTCTCAGTGGTGAAAGAAAGCTGGcactgacagcagaggaacacctGAGACGATAAATCTGTATTAACCTCTAAAAcggagagaaagaagaagaaaaggtTAGGTCTTATTAAACTAGTGACGTTCTTtcaactttttggagaaatgtattATTATCTCTTATACACCCTCACAGAACCTTCTAGATGCCTAATGCCAGAGCAAGGTTGTGAAAAGAGACTGGGGATGGTAAGTACCTGAAGGGGTGCTCTTTCGGAGCCAGATTTGGTCAGAGGGGTCCCTAAACCTGTCGATGAATCGCCCCCCAGGCCAAAA
Proteins encoded:
- the LOC135511918 gene encoding histone-lysine N-methyltransferase PRDM9-like is translated as MLDSPTPVGLHQRALLTLPHGLVVGRSSIPGAGLGVLNQGAIVAPGMHFGPCEGEATTRDRAVTSDYSWEVWNSKGESEYIDSARDTHSNWMRYVNCARNEEEGNLIALQYRGIVFFHCCRSILPGDELLFWPGGRFIDRFRDPSDQIWLRKSTPSEVNTDLSSQVFLCCQCQLSFTTETYIQRHKEQLHPLDLSPASALSELENHLSKSNMNPDPMSSSVRKLSYWCPQRPKCFKKKGHVQRTMRAVHSNVRPYCCPLCRKCFAQGYDLASHQLRVHRRKKKPGVVEVRGKEVRGESSLPPPDRAWEPEPPSNDQPTQTGKASSQRLRNLRVKSTRNSKAKTKANTPKQRETSTKKRFHSDPNPDALDMEEERIEAVGEAQYICSDCQRSFGNPESLKAHQCIQVVVGPPLYSCSTCRVTFKRYTTLKKHKVNKHPKENMLYCCTHCGRFFSQAAGLQHHLDAEVCKDIQLSSKAVPCSYCQFSFTEERYLRKHVKRHHPDEHVSQATGLGSGLIQSEQKAGEVHLCLQCGQSYEHVQSFKAHRCFQSDATKLHLCNDCGKGFSCFYSLKQHQRIHTGEKPYRCSYCEKCFSHSGHLNVHVRIHTGEKSFLCTECGESFRQSGDLKRHERKHTGVKPCTCPECGKSFSRPQSLKAHLMLHNGERQYKCDQCGKSFSRNYHLTRHHEKTHS